Proteins encoded in a region of the Solanum dulcamara chromosome 9, daSolDulc1.2, whole genome shotgun sequence genome:
- the LOC129902227 gene encoding uncharacterized WD repeat-containing protein C2A9.03 isoform X1 has translation MALSQNQELEYMVDEYYDTTDFDDSTFGDESPQSTGPDVSVDSDFEDDFEVRKSKLDTSAEEARNGKDIQGIPWERLNFTRPRYRESRLKQYKNYENLSRSREDLEKECKEVGKGHSFYDFQFNTRLIKSTIVHFQLRNLLWSTSKHDVYLMQNYSVMHWSSLLRKGEEVLNVARPLVPTTKYPGSASQTLSRVQISTMAVRDGLMAAGGFQGELICKYLDQPGVAFSTKISKGENAITNAVDIIYSPTGSMRVITANNDQQVRIFDAKSFACINHYTFPWSVNNTSVSPDEKLLAVLGDSPECLLADAQSGKVVSNLKGHLDYSFSSAWHPDGRILATGNQDTTCRLWDIRNTSQSIAVLKGRMGAIRAIKFTSDGRFMAMAEPADFVHIFDTQSDYGACQEIDLFGEIAGISFSPDTEALFIGVADQTYGSLLEFNRKHYHHYLDYAL, from the exons ATGGCTCTCTCTCAAAATCAGGAGTTGGAGTATATGGTAGATGAGTACTATGATACTACTGATTTTGATGACAGCACTTTCGGGGATGAATCGCCACAAAGCACTGGTCCTGATGTCTCTGTGGACTCTGATTTTGAGGACGATTTTGAAGTG AGAAAGTCAAAGCTGGATACATCAGCTGAAGAAGCTAGAAATGGCAAGGATATACAGGGAATTCCTTGGGAAAGGCTTAATTTTACCAGACCCAGGTACCGAGAGTCGAGGTTGAAGCAGTATAAGAACTATGAGAATCTCTCTCGCTCTCGTGAAGATCTTGAAAAg GAGTGCAAGGAAGTAGGAAAAGGACACAGCTTCTACGACTTCCAGTTCAATACAAGGCTCATCAAGTCAACTATTGTGCACTTTCAG tTGAGGAATCTCTTGTGGTCGACATCAAAACATGATGTGTATCTCATGCAAAATTACTCTGTGATGCACTGGTCCTCACTTCTCAGGAAGGGAGAAGAAGTGCTAAATGTTGCTAGGCCATTGGTCCCCACTACG AAATACCCTGGATCAGCGTCTCAAACACTTTCCCGAGTGCAGATCAGCACTATGGCTGTTAGAGATGGTTTGATGGCTGCTGGTGGTTTCCAAGGGGAGCTTATCTGTAAG TATTTAGACCAACCTGGAGTTGCATTCAGTACAAAAATAAGTAAAGGAGAGAATGCTATAACTAATGCTGTGGATATTATTTATAGTCCGAC TGGCTCTATGAGGGTAATCACTGCTAATAATGATCAGCAAGTCAGGATTTTTGATGCAAAAAGCTTTGCTTGCATCAATCATTATACATTCCCTTGGTCTGTTAAC AACACCTCTGTTAGCCCCGATGAGAAATTACTTGCTGTCCTTGGTGATAGTCCAGAATGTCTACTTGCTGACGCTCAAAGTGGGAAG GTTGTCAGCAACCTAAAAGGTCACCTAGACTATTCATTTTCATCAGCTTGGCACCCGGACGGAAGAATTTTGGCAACTGGTAACCAAGACACAACTTGCAGATTGTGGGATATAAGGAACACGTCGCAGTCCATAGCAGTGCTCAAAGGAAGGATGGGTGCCATCCGTGCAATCAAGTTCACATCAGATGGGCGCTTTATGGCCATGGCAGAGCCAGCTGATTTTGTCCACATATTCGATACACAATCTGATTATGGTGCCTGTCAAGAGATTGATTTGTTTGGTGAGATTGCTGGGATATCCTTCAGTCCTGATACTGAAGCTCTCTTTATTGGAGTGGCAGACCAAACCTATGGTAGCTTGCTGGAGTTCAACCGTAAACATTACCACCACTACCTTGACTATGCTTTGTAG
- the LOC129902227 gene encoding uncharacterized WD repeat-containing protein C2A9.03 isoform X2, whose translation MLRNLLWSTSKHDVYLMQNYSVMHWSSLLRKGEEVLNVARPLVPTTKYPGSASQTLSRVQISTMAVRDGLMAAGGFQGELICKYLDQPGVAFSTKISKGENAITNAVDIIYSPTGSMRVITANNDQQVRIFDAKSFACINHYTFPWSVNNTSVSPDEKLLAVLGDSPECLLADAQSGKVVSNLKGHLDYSFSSAWHPDGRILATGNQDTTCRLWDIRNTSQSIAVLKGRMGAIRAIKFTSDGRFMAMAEPADFVHIFDTQSDYGACQEIDLFGEIAGISFSPDTEALFIGVADQTYGSLLEFNRKHYHHYLDYAL comes from the exons ATG tTGAGGAATCTCTTGTGGTCGACATCAAAACATGATGTGTATCTCATGCAAAATTACTCTGTGATGCACTGGTCCTCACTTCTCAGGAAGGGAGAAGAAGTGCTAAATGTTGCTAGGCCATTGGTCCCCACTACG AAATACCCTGGATCAGCGTCTCAAACACTTTCCCGAGTGCAGATCAGCACTATGGCTGTTAGAGATGGTTTGATGGCTGCTGGTGGTTTCCAAGGGGAGCTTATCTGTAAG TATTTAGACCAACCTGGAGTTGCATTCAGTACAAAAATAAGTAAAGGAGAGAATGCTATAACTAATGCTGTGGATATTATTTATAGTCCGAC TGGCTCTATGAGGGTAATCACTGCTAATAATGATCAGCAAGTCAGGATTTTTGATGCAAAAAGCTTTGCTTGCATCAATCATTATACATTCCCTTGGTCTGTTAAC AACACCTCTGTTAGCCCCGATGAGAAATTACTTGCTGTCCTTGGTGATAGTCCAGAATGTCTACTTGCTGACGCTCAAAGTGGGAAG GTTGTCAGCAACCTAAAAGGTCACCTAGACTATTCATTTTCATCAGCTTGGCACCCGGACGGAAGAATTTTGGCAACTGGTAACCAAGACACAACTTGCAGATTGTGGGATATAAGGAACACGTCGCAGTCCATAGCAGTGCTCAAAGGAAGGATGGGTGCCATCCGTGCAATCAAGTTCACATCAGATGGGCGCTTTATGGCCATGGCAGAGCCAGCTGATTTTGTCCACATATTCGATACACAATCTGATTATGGTGCCTGTCAAGAGATTGATTTGTTTGGTGAGATTGCTGGGATATCCTTCAGTCCTGATACTGAAGCTCTCTTTATTGGAGTGGCAGACCAAACCTATGGTAGCTTGCTGGAGTTCAACCGTAAACATTACCACCACTACCTTGACTATGCTTTGTAG